The proteins below come from a single Triticum aestivum cultivar Chinese Spring chromosome 5D, IWGSC CS RefSeq v2.1, whole genome shotgun sequence genomic window:
- the LOC123126191 gene encoding uncharacterized protein produces MELRSGRRLTSLPPRNKSSPSNIDIGQDEDMISTLPDHLLLGILERLHLREALRIGAASTRWRHLPHQLSHLELGVDQFHGATPVEIMDAFTGAVRRLLSVSPPPCPACSRAIKTLVLRFYMLDPLQLSSISGGVEDVVSRGETEWLEFYILPPVSTTDDTTQLLAKMGQAERFMSFSRACPVAFRWLTRLTLENLAFGEDDVAGLIKACDKLKHLILKSCRLVDHHSALKIDTPCSGLQELRFIDFACTCIELISVPKLREIWCWSWPCESPPVHFGHVPQLLQVNLGSRAGVWQAPFALSECLSATNLSRLYLNFGCEMIWIQPEHPKHLTTIFRNLTEVYLYYIFPECDLNWTMFLVEAAPALLNFTLLRNQHPCVKPSAHSAQKTNMLWEPSKDWKHLNLKLLVMAGFEEEDKVTNYLRLFMERAVGLKRIELRGKHPCDKCNAMDLELESTRSLVDKASRYRIKERLTHEFSLSVKITIC; encoded by the exons ATGGAGTTGCGATCGGGCCGCCGCCTCACCTCTCTGCCGCCGCGCAACAAGTCATCGCCGTCCAACATCGATATCGGCCAGGATGAGGACATGATCAGCACGCTtcccgaccacctcctcctcggaaTCCTCGAACGCCTCCACCTGCGTGAGGCGCTCCGTatcggcgccgcctccacgcgCTGGCGCCACCTCCCACACCAGCTCTCGCACCTAGAGCTCGGGGTCGACCAGTTCCATGGCGCCACGCCGGTCGAGATCATGGACGCGTTCACGGGCGCGGTACGGAGGTTGCTCTCCGTGTCTCCTCCTCCGTGCCCCGCCTGCAGTCGTGCTATCAAGACCCTCGTCCTACGCTTCTACATGTTGGACCCTCTGCAACTGAGCTCCATCAGCGGCGGCGTTGAGGACGTCGTCAGCCGCGGCGAGACCGAATGGCTCGAGTTTTATATATTACCGCCGGTCTCGACCACCGACGACACCACTCAGCTGCTCGCCAAGATGGGGCAGGCGGAGCGGTTCATGTCCTTCTCCCGTGCCTGCCCCGTCGCCTTCCGGTGGCTCACCAGGCTAACCCTCGAGAACCTAGCGTTTGGAGAGGATGACGTCGCGGGCCTTATTAAAGCTTGTGATAAGCTCAAGCACCTCATCCTGAAATCTTGCAGACTGGTTGATCATCACTCCGCACTCAAGATCGACACGCCGTGCTCCGGGCTCCAGGAGCTTCGGTTCATTGACTTTGCTTGCACATGTATCGAGCTCATCTCCGTCCCCAAGCTAAGAGAAATATGGTGCTGGTCTTGGCCCTGCGAGAGCCCTCCGGTGCACTTCGGCCACGTTCCCCAACTTCTTCAAGTGAACCTCGGTTCACGTGCTGGGGTGTGGCAGGCGCCATTTGCGCTAAGCGAATGCTTGAGTGCCACCAATCTGTCAAGATTGTATCTCAATTTTGGTTGCGAAATG ATTTGGATTCAACCAGAACATCCTAAGCACCTCACTACAATATTCAGAAACCTGACCGAGGTGTATCTTTACTATATCTTTCCCGAGTGCGATCTGAACTGGACCATGTTTCTCGTCGAAGCTGCACCTGCCCTACTGAATTTTACA TTGCTTCGAAATCAACATCCATGTGTCAAACCGTCTGCACACAGTGCCCAGAAGACCAACATGTTGTGGGAACCATCCAAGGATTGGAAGCACCTGAACTTGAAGTTACTGGTGATGGCAGGGTTCGAGGAGGAAGACAAGGTGACAAACTATCTAAGGCTGTTCATGGAACGAGCCGTGGGCTTGAAGAGAATCGAGCTGCGTGGTAAACACCCTTGTGATAAGTGCAATGCCATGGACCTTGAACTTGAGTCCACAAGATCCCTTGTTGACAAAGCTAGCAGGTATCGGATTAAGGAGCGACTCACACATGAATTCTCCTTGTCTGTCAAGATAACAATATGTTGA